One Citrus sinensis cultivar Valencia sweet orange chromosome 5, DVS_A1.0, whole genome shotgun sequence genomic window, TCCTAGTTTCACCGATTTGGAGACGCTACATATTCATGCTCTACCAACATTAAGAGTTGACAAGGGAAATGGGAACAGAATCTATCCCTGCAATCTACagccagaaaagaaaaacatccACCATCCAtagtgaaacaaaaattagtttaatctCCCAGGCAATTTGCATTTTCCTCTTGGCAGAAGAGCAAAAGATAAGTAAGACTAGATTTACTAAACAAACAACTCACTGAGCATACTGACAAACTCTGTATTCACCTTGCCCAATTCAGGAACAAAATTGACCCTAAAGCATggccaaaataaaataaaataaaagagggAAAAGAACATGTATGTGATTTTAAATTGAGAAAAGAGGCCAGGACCCAATAGCACCATACTTAAATAGTCTTCATTTGAACTGCAAGATGACATCTACAAATCTGTGTATCCCATGTTGCAGACTTGCAGGAACAATCAAGCTATAACCCACCCATTACAGTGGGGTGTCATGGGTTTCACAAACTCATTATTGGTGAGGCCTTTAAGACGGAGGATGAAATGTCAAGATCACAATCAAATTAAGTGAACTCTATGAAATTACCAATACTAGCATGCCTAAAAACCAGAAAGTATATCAACATTCTCCATTAAAACCAAAAGGTAATATCGCCCTGATTAAAATAAGCACTTAACAGAAGATTCTCCTAGCTGGGTAATACTTCTCCtgcattaataatttattaatgctatattatgaatttatgaaattatttattaaaaaattatttttatatattaatttttatggtatcaaaataatttattaatataaataattttaaatttaattatgaattaatttttatttattagtgtcgaatataattgtttaatttaaatttaagcttaaatttagtattttaaaaataatgattaaataattaaaataatttttacatatttaaagtaaaataattaaaatgatttatgtaataaaaacaaaataatgtattatcatctatttactaaatatttaggTTTATTAAGATTCCTGCATTACAAACATATGAGATATGGTTAAATTTACTAGAGCTATTCTAAGCAACCCCTTTTTTTATGAAGAATATCGCATTCAAAGGGGTTCACCTCAGTGTGATTTTGCACATAATAAATTagcctaaaaaataaaaaggaaggAAAACAAAACCACTTACAAGCTTATAACAAGTCAAGTATAACCCATTAACAAAATTGGCTCAAGATTATTGCATGCCCATCAAACATTATTAGGGGACAATTGTAGTAAATAACCAGTATATTATCAACTAAGCTACAAAAACTTCCAAGATTTACAAGATCACACAGTATGTGCTTCAAAAGCCACACACTCATGGCATCGGGTAATCATTCccagaaaaacaaattccaGGGAAAACTCAAGAACAGAAAACTTAgatctaaattaattaagatccTAGGTTGATCAACCAGGCAGGCCATGCTGAATCGAAATTAGCACCTCTAAAGATATTTATCTGAATCTAAAAGTTTCCAAAAGTTTCTATCAGCAATACTAACATCAAATTCATACTTAGCTAAAGGCATATAAGGCTTAATCCATATTTCCCCTTATGATAAACAAAAAGCTAAAGACGTGTATAATAACTGTCTCCAGGCAGGTATATGattgacccaaaaaaaaaattatggattttcatttttcttttgtgattAAAATGGCCATCTTTCTTTTAGGAAAGCCATAACCAGCTAGCAGCTGCTAatcaactttttaaaatatccaaaaaagaaactaatgAGCATCAGAGAACGAGTAAATAATCACTCAATAGCAGCATCTCAATACCAATAGGACATCCGAGTTCAACCATGAAGAAGGCTAAAAATGTTTTACGTCAGTTAAAAGAGAAGATACAGGTTTTTCATCCCAAAAGCATCCATAAGGTAAGATAATTTACATAACAGAAAAGTTGCCTCACCAAAATAGTTGAAGTTACAAGAAAAAGCTCATAAATCCAGTGTATAACAAGCGTAGCAAGAATGAACTGACCAAAGtatccatcatcatcatcatctcagAAACTAGCGGACAGAATCAAAATACTGACTCATCATCAACCTACACTGGTAAGTTAGTAACAACAGTACACCACCGAGTCAGCTAAAAGGAAAGTTTGAGATAAGAATTAAGTCTACTACATTTTAGAGTAGGATTACCAAAGGGGGAGACGTAATTTTCATCAAGTCACTGATTCTCCTCCCTTTCTCGATTCCACTGCTCAATCTTGGCTCTGCGCTCCTCGCTCCCTTCTCTAACAGGGGTCCTACTCCTAGAGCTAGTGCTGCTCCTCGAGTGTGTCCTCCTGCTCCTCTCGTAATCTCGATCTCTGTAGCTTCTCCTATAATCTCTGTCTCCATCTCTCCTGTGTCGAGAACGAAGATGAGGAATGGGACTGAAACTCCTGCTTCGGCTTCTACGACGGTACCTTCCAAAAAGTTTGTTTCTCAGATCCCTGCCAATCAATTTGACGTGCATAAAGTTACAATAACCGCCACGGTTACAGTTATTCTCCTCAAACTGCCGACAAGTGGCCTCACGGAAATCAGTAACGGGTGAAAATTCAACAATGATGGGACGGCCGGAGTAGAATCGTCCTTGCAGAGCATGCAATGCTGCTGCAGCTTGCTCTTCCTCTCTGAACTGGACATAGACATTGCCAATCATGTGGTCGGCGAGATTATCGCAGACGTTTAAGCATTCGATTTCGCCGAACTTGCTGAGCTCTTCGAAAATGTCCTCGTAAAAGTCCTCGAAGTGTTCCTGAATCTTGCGAGGGTCGATGGGCTGGCCCTGGGCGTCGACGCCGGGAGTGATCATGTCGGGGCGCTGATACATGTTGGAAAGGAGGAGGGTTGGGGAAATTGTGGGGCGGTTGTGGAGGCGGGAGCAGCGGTCGCCGTGTCGGCACGCGCCGATCTTGAAATAGAAAGGACAGTTCACGCGGTCCTTTTCCGTTCCGAAGATTGATGCCAAGTGCTCCGCCATGGCTAGTCCGCGTCCCGCAAACTTCACCGCAGAATCCTTGTCTTGTGAAGGAAATGGAATTTCCGAAAGCTTGTCTATCCAGACACAAACTTCTTCTCGCTTCCCTTCCCtcaaaaaccttttctttttcttttttctttctttcgtGCGTACGTTTGTTTGCGTGTGTGCCATCGCGGCCGTACATCATCGTCgagtcaaaatttatttaaatgtcCCACATCGAGAGGCTTCGAGGCCCAATCTGCTAGTCATTTTGAAAGCCCAGTTCTTTCCTCGTTGGTGCCAGTTGGGGCCCATTTCCCATTACATTTGACTTTGACTCGTCATCTTTCCACAGCATTTTATGGACGGCAAAAGGCCAAAAATATTAcagtattttaaaatctattatttttatacccACTTTCTAAAAACACCTTTTTTTGACTCTCGGTTAAATATATGATACAGTACACAATTAAATAGAGTAAATGACGTTGGATTTGGGTATATCAAAATAGTTCGCAACGGAAACAagaaatattatgttataccATTTTCAAGCTTCTTCACAATGGaaacaagaaatattaaaaatagtttgccAAATTTTGACATTTAGGTCAAAAACATGTTTGAATTTCAAACAACTTTTTGAGACATCgtacaataaaatttggcCAAACATTAATATGAGAGCTTCGaaacattatattatatgccTAATTTTGACAACATTTATCTGCCTATTATGGTTGAAAAATATTCTACATcataatgttaaattatattataaagataaatttatcttttatgaaGATTCACTAATAGATCCAACTCCACTAAGGATGCGTTTATTTGTaggattaaaaaatcaaaattcgtaatgaaaataattgattgtGTTTATTTGTTGAAATAGAAAagggaatgagaataaaatatgtaaGGCTAACATGTTTTTTGGATTAAGGAAAGGGAATATAATTCTCATGAGGGGTTTGGGAATCAAGTTGCTATTCATTAAACTTTACATTTActtcattaaattttcataatccCAATTGTTCTCAATTAAGTTTTGTAGTTTTTGCATTTTGAACCCtgcaaaaattttgttatatttgcaaataagtccttcattatttataataataataataactataagTTACTAAAATgaccttattttttattattactactactataaaATGaccttatttattattattactactactactactactactactactattattattattaattgtaattattttttaataataatgatcataatcacatttattataataaataatgacaataatcaaTTAAGGTCATTTTAGTAACTTGTAATAATTCATTCCAAGTTCAAGATAAATTAAACACATCGATAATAATAGAGCCCaatatgattttgattcttatgggaaagtaaacaatttattttaattatgattctCCATTCCAAttctagtttattttaatttcaatgtaTTTCAATTACCGATTAATAAATGCACCATAACATTACTATCATCACAGGGGTTAAATTGTCATCGACCACGACCAACATTTcaatctattaaaaataataattattcatcaaccacctattttttagtgtttttttaaaaatacacaattctttcttcttcttttttatttgattgaaatACACCTAAAGTAACATTTTCTTACATTCATCCacttctatttgtgtgcttttatAACATTACTGACATCACAGGGgttaaattgtcattttattgaaacaaataaaaatgacatcGTTTACGCACAGCAGCCTGGCTTCGAATAGGATTCGGATCCAATCAGAAATCCCGATCAAATtgcacaattaaaaaataaaaatatgaatataaacaaaatcCACTCTTTCATCGTCCCCTAGCCTCTCAACTCCCAAAGATCACTCAATTCTCAAGCAGTAACCTCTTCTCTCTCAACTCTTAAGCCGATCAACTCACGACCAACATTGATCAGCCATTGCGCCAGGCCTTCAGCCTCCCCAGTAGCCATCGCATTGCCAAGACTCCACCACACCAATAGCCACGCAATTGTTGAGTGCATGCTCCATTGCGCCACACAACTAGCGTCTTGTCGCCATCACCAGCCATCGATGCTCTCTAGCTACAATAAGCCGGCAATCTTTCATGATTTTGTTATGTGTACTTGAGCTAGATGAATCTGTAATCTCTTAAATCCCTTGACCCAAAGATGGGTTGATTGCTATTGTGGTGGCATAGCTTTTGAGGTGCGTGAGGGGAAGCGATAGGCATAGCTTGCAATGACCTAACAGCctttgattttgagattttgagTTCTGATAGCATTGAAATTTGTTATTCTGAAAGAAGTCCGTAGATCTGAATTTGATATTTGGCTtcatattcaaattaatttgtgGGAGAACTGAAGAGTTTTGGTTATTGGGAAATTTTTCTTCCATGAAAGTCAGGGAAATATCACGATTCCTGTCATCTATATATGCTACCAGAAACAAAGATTTAGCTGCCCAAAGAATCccctttatttttatgatttcaatttagtatattttctaatttaagttatatatattttattttatagtgttttatttatgaaaataaattaatttgttttgcaatCTTTCATCTTTAATAGTGACTCTATGCTGagggataaaattatcattttattaatattttattaatttttttatcagaGTTAAGACTATAGTGGACAACTgtaacattttataatttttagtgaaattcaacaaaataaaaaaaaaattatatatttttaaaattttaaaaaaattagtgatcgatgaataataatttttttttaaaaatataggaataaaaaaaatagatttcaaaatattgttatgattttttttttccttttggccatcaacaaagtgggaaaatgataatttgCGTCTCCTTAATTTTCACATTAACTCCACTTTTACCTGCAATATAATTCCACTATTATCTCATTGATTTGAGTACATCTGTCACCTCATGTCTCATCATGTCCACACAAAAAGAACCAGCTAGAAAATGAGCTACACAATACAATAAAGAGAGGAAAAATAGGAAGAAGGGAAAGCAAAACAAACatgaagataaaacaaaaaataacaaataaacaattgCCTGTTTGCCTGGGGGTTCACTAGTAATTTGCTGAAAATCAACATACAAGATTGAAAAATCTAGAAAGAATTCAAATTTGCATAATTTCAATTCAAGGCTTACAAGCTCGAACATATTTTGCATATCGCACAAGCGCCGTGAATTGAAGGGTTATAAATTCTTAACGACCGAGACAACTTGAAGATAAAGGAATTCAAATGAATCACGCTTTAGAGATAA contains:
- the LOC102631146 gene encoding splicing factor U2af small subunit B-like, which produces MAHTQTNVRTKERKKKKKRFLREGKREEVCVWIDKLSEIPFPSQDKDSAVKFAGRGLAMAEHLASIFGTEKDRVNCPFYFKIGACRHGDRCSRLHNRPTISPTLLLSNMYQRPDMITPGVDAQGQPIDPRKIQEHFEDFYEDIFEELSKFGEIECLNVCDNLADHMIGNVYVQFREEEQAAAALHALQGRFYSGRPIIVEFSPVTDFREATCRQFEENNCNRGGYCNFMHVKLIGRDLRNKLFGRYRRRSRSRSFSPIPHLRSRHRRDGDRDYRRSYRDRDYERSRRTHSRSSTSSRSRTPVREGSEERRAKIEQWNREREENQ